One Streptomyces sp. R28 DNA window includes the following coding sequences:
- a CDS encoding LysR family transcriptional regulator, whose product MDLRRVRYFLVLAEELNFTRAAHRLHIAQPALSQQIKALERDIGAPLLERGSRGCRLTAVGEVVTREAGELLAHADASHQRIRAAVSGRQGQLCLALTRSARGGPVDALIAAFRTRHPDVDLVVRTGWTAHNITELLAGRLDAAFVRPPLDIAGLECRHIAREELLVAVPANHPLARERRITRSHIATEPVILWPRENAPGMHDLITRQLWPAHGPRIVREEPDDEQLLLSVAAGTGIAPVPEGRARALRIPGVRLKHVTAPRPTVDLALAHPPADATPALHGLLSLVGTLPGPSAAAPSTRP is encoded by the coding sequence ATGGACTTGCGGCGGGTGCGGTACTTCCTGGTGCTGGCGGAGGAGTTGAACTTCACGCGGGCCGCGCATCGGCTGCACATCGCCCAGCCCGCCCTGAGCCAGCAGATCAAGGCACTGGAGCGGGACATCGGCGCTCCGCTGCTCGAACGCGGCAGCCGCGGCTGCCGGTTGACGGCCGTCGGCGAGGTCGTGACCCGCGAAGCCGGTGAACTGCTGGCCCACGCGGACGCGTCACACCAACGCATCCGGGCGGCCGTCAGCGGACGGCAGGGACAACTGTGCCTGGCCCTGACGCGATCGGCACGCGGCGGTCCCGTCGACGCGCTCATCGCCGCGTTCCGTACCCGCCACCCGGACGTGGATCTCGTCGTACGGACCGGGTGGACCGCACACAACATCACCGAGCTGCTCGCCGGGAGGCTGGACGCCGCCTTCGTCCGTCCCCCGCTGGACATCGCGGGGCTGGAGTGCCGGCACATCGCCCGCGAGGAACTCCTCGTGGCCGTGCCCGCCAACCATCCCCTCGCCCGCGAACGCAGAATCACCCGCAGCCACATCGCCACCGAACCCGTGATCCTCTGGCCGCGCGAGAACGCCCCCGGCATGCACGACCTGATCACCCGACAGCTATGGCCGGCCCACGGGCCGCGCATCGTGCGGGAAGAACCCGACGACGAACAACTCCTCCTCAGCGTCGCCGCCGGCACCGGCATCGCACCGGTACCCGAGGGACGTGCCCGCGCACTGCGCATACCAGGAGTCCGGCTCAAGCATGTGACCGCACCCAGGCCCACCGTGGACCTCGCCCTGGCCCACCCGCCCGCAGATGCCACACCGGCACTGCACGGACTCCTCAGCCTCGTCGGCACCTTGCCCGGGCCATCGGCTGCCGCCCCGTCAACACGTCCATGA
- a CDS encoding FAD-dependent oxidoreductase codes for MGDRFDAVVVGAGVIGLTTALRLQQAGARVAVLTAEPPGETTSWVAAAVWYPTRTRFEPRVLDWATRTYDEFARQAADGVPGVVMRSTRMLLRGESHDVPWWAAALPDLRTLRGDEVWAPFTGGWAFTVPTVEMSHYLPWLQQTFSAAGGTLIRRRIDALEQAGVWAPAVVNASGLAARALCGDTEVHPARGQLVLVANPGLHTSLRDEDNADGHTYVHPRSTDVVLGGTFEIGEWDTTPSPATAAAILRRCTDLLPELADAAILGHRVGLRPCRDGGVRLETDPRPPGRVRRLVHNYGHGGAGVTLAWGCADAAAALATGAVRPG; via the coding sequence ATGGGCGACAGGTTCGACGCGGTCGTCGTCGGCGCCGGGGTCATCGGGCTCACCACCGCGCTGCGCCTGCAGCAGGCCGGTGCCCGCGTCGCCGTGCTCACGGCCGAGCCGCCGGGCGAGACGACATCCTGGGTCGCCGCGGCCGTCTGGTATCCGACCCGCACTCGGTTCGAGCCGCGCGTACTGGACTGGGCCACCCGCACCTACGACGAGTTCGCCCGTCAGGCGGCGGACGGGGTTCCCGGCGTGGTCATGCGATCCACCCGGATGCTGCTGCGCGGCGAGAGTCACGATGTCCCCTGGTGGGCCGCGGCCCTGCCCGACCTGCGCACCCTGCGCGGGGACGAGGTGTGGGCCCCGTTCACCGGCGGCTGGGCGTTCACCGTTCCGACCGTGGAGATGTCCCACTACCTGCCCTGGCTCCAGCAGACCTTCTCCGCGGCGGGCGGCACACTGATCCGGCGTCGTATCGACGCCCTGGAACAGGCGGGCGTATGGGCTCCCGCGGTGGTGAACGCCTCCGGGCTGGCCGCCCGCGCCCTGTGCGGCGACACCGAAGTACACCCGGCGCGGGGGCAGTTGGTCCTCGTCGCGAACCCGGGGCTGCACACCTCCCTGCGCGACGAGGACAACGCCGACGGCCACACCTACGTCCACCCCCGCAGCACGGACGTCGTCCTCGGCGGCACCTTCGAGATCGGCGAGTGGGACACCACGCCGTCCCCGGCCACCGCGGCCGCGATCCTGCGCCGCTGCACCGACCTGCTGCCGGAACTGGCCGACGCCGCGATCCTCGGCCACCGGGTGGGCCTAAGGCCCTGCCGGGACGGCGGCGTCCGTCTGGAGACCGACCCTCGCCCGCCCGGCCGGGTGCGACGGCTGGTGCACAACTACGGCCACGGCGGCGCCGGAGTCACCCTGGCCTGGGGCTGCGCGGACGCCGCGGCCGCCCTTGCCACCGGGGCCGTCCGGCCGGGCTGA
- a CDS encoding WD40 repeat domain-containing protein, whose product MDSVEPSNIVPPASVAPGTGPHPGRPPVRPPARVRRRTLLLAALGASAAAVPFVMLEVRANGPGPRTTVFTIPDGHADSVAFSPDGKTLAAGLSGVQGIRSTLRLWDVAKGTVTTPWPDQIEDLAKVTYSPDGKTLAMTGFSSVSLWNLADRGGIALPHPGPTLDLAFAPDGKSLATGCRDGAARLWDLTTGTVTSTLTTQGMGEVNAVAFSPDGHALATGSADATENPVRLWDLYKHTVDATLATPRRRGFKPVAFCRMDYLAATGGIDHLVRLWSSATGTVIAEATGHTGPVTTVAFSPDGATLATGSEDHTVRLWDTSTLDVYPIDTLTGHTGKVTSVAFSPDGKTLASAGLDGTVRLWPNR is encoded by the coding sequence ATGGATTCCGTCGAACCCTCGAACATCGTCCCTCCCGCCTCGGTGGCCCCTGGGACAGGACCACACCCCGGCCGGCCGCCGGTCAGGCCCCCGGCCAGGGTTCGGCGCCGCACGCTGCTGCTCGCCGCGCTCGGAGCGAGTGCCGCAGCCGTCCCGTTCGTGATGCTGGAGGTGAGAGCCAACGGCCCCGGCCCCCGTACCACTGTGTTCACGATCCCCGACGGCCACGCCGACAGCGTGGCCTTCAGCCCGGACGGCAAGACGCTGGCCGCCGGACTCTCCGGAGTCCAGGGCATCCGCAGCACCCTGCGGTTGTGGGACGTGGCCAAGGGTACGGTGACCACCCCCTGGCCCGACCAGATCGAAGACCTGGCCAAGGTCACCTACAGTCCGGACGGTAAGACGCTGGCCATGACCGGCTTCTCCTCCGTGTCCCTGTGGAACCTGGCGGACCGCGGCGGCATCGCGCTGCCACATCCCGGGCCCACCCTGGACCTGGCGTTCGCCCCGGACGGCAAGTCCCTGGCCACCGGCTGCCGTGACGGCGCGGCCCGCCTGTGGGACCTGACCACCGGCACGGTCACCTCCACGCTGACGACTCAGGGCATGGGCGAGGTCAATGCGGTGGCGTTCAGCCCGGACGGCCATGCCCTGGCCACCGGCAGCGCGGATGCCACCGAAAACCCGGTGCGGCTGTGGGACCTGTACAAGCACACGGTGGACGCCACCCTCGCGACCCCGCGCCGGCGCGGCTTCAAGCCCGTCGCATTCTGCCGGATGGACTACCTGGCGGCCACCGGCGGCATCGACCACCTCGTGCGCCTGTGGAGCTCGGCGACCGGCACCGTCATCGCCGAGGCCACCGGCCATACCGGCCCGGTGACGACGGTGGCGTTCAGCCCCGACGGAGCCACCCTGGCCACCGGCAGCGAGGACCACACCGTGCGGTTGTGGGACACGAGCACACTCGACGTCTACCCCATCGACACCCTCACCGGACACACCGGCAAGGTGACATCGGTGGCCTTCAGCCCGGACGGCAAGACGCTGGCCTCCGCCGGCCTCGACGGCACGGTACGGCTGTGGCCGAACCGATGA
- a CDS encoding TetR/AcrR family transcriptional regulator, whose translation MSPRDAHTDTDAGAADSAGQSKRSDAERNRGRIIAAARTVFGRDGLNASMASVAREAGVGIATLFRHFPRKEDLVAAVFADRMKAYAQATTEALADPDPWNGFTGYIQDVCAMQAADRGFADVLTMSFPGVPELEQHHARAYEGFLELIGRAKDSGQLREDFTSRDLVLLLMANAGVLSATGDAAPDAWRRLVAWMIQSFQAPARGQLPDPPEDAALYEAMRRASQGVTTPETGKRR comes from the coding sequence ATGAGCCCCCGAGATGCCCACACCGACACCGACGCCGGCGCGGCCGATTCCGCAGGTCAGTCCAAGCGCAGCGACGCGGAGCGCAACCGGGGGCGGATCATCGCCGCCGCGCGCACGGTCTTCGGGCGCGACGGGCTGAACGCGTCGATGGCCTCGGTCGCGCGGGAGGCCGGGGTGGGGATCGCCACCCTCTTCCGCCACTTCCCCCGCAAGGAAGATCTCGTCGCCGCGGTCTTCGCCGACCGCATGAAGGCGTACGCACAGGCCACCACCGAGGCCCTGGCCGACCCCGACCCGTGGAACGGCTTCACCGGCTACATCCAGGACGTCTGCGCGATGCAGGCCGCCGACCGCGGCTTCGCCGACGTCCTGACCATGAGCTTCCCCGGCGTCCCGGAACTGGAGCAGCACCACGCCCGGGCGTACGAGGGCTTCCTCGAACTCATCGGCCGCGCCAAGGACAGCGGGCAACTGCGCGAGGACTTCACCAGCCGGGACCTCGTGCTGCTGCTGATGGCCAACGCCGGAGTCCTCAGCGCCACCGGCGACGCCGCCCCGGACGCCTGGCGCCGCCTGGTGGCATGGATGATCCAGTCCTTCCAGGCCCCGGCCCGCGGACAGCTGCCGGACCCGCCGGAAGACGCTGCGCTGTACGAGGCCATGCGCCGCGCCAGCCAGGGCGTCACCACCCCCGAGACCGGAAAGCGACGCTGA
- a CDS encoding SDR family NAD(P)-dependent oxidoreductase, translated as MPTIAIVGAGPQLGLAIARTYGTHGYDVALIARNQAKLESLAGELAAEGISAAAFPADILDRTALTQALKDATAHFGGIDVLEYSPVGGLQTVMTTPAATEPADVQHEMDFQLYGAIAATRAVLPAMREAGAGTLLFTTGAGSVDPVPQIANVNAAAAALRNWVINLHKELDGTGVQAAHVAINVSIGMPAVPGFPTAQPEEISPVYWDLHTTKRDQAELVFSL; from the coding sequence ATGCCCACCATCGCCATCGTCGGCGCCGGCCCCCAGCTCGGCCTCGCCATTGCCCGCACCTACGGCACTCACGGCTACGACGTCGCACTGATCGCCCGCAACCAGGCCAAGCTCGAATCTCTGGCCGGTGAGCTGGCCGCCGAGGGCATCAGCGCCGCCGCGTTCCCCGCCGACATCCTCGACCGCACCGCGCTCACCCAGGCACTCAAGGACGCGACCGCACACTTCGGCGGCATCGACGTCCTGGAGTACTCGCCGGTCGGCGGCCTCCAGACCGTCATGACCACCCCGGCCGCGACCGAACCGGCCGACGTGCAGCACGAGATGGACTTCCAGCTCTACGGAGCCATCGCCGCCACCCGCGCGGTACTGCCCGCCATGCGTGAGGCCGGCGCGGGCACCCTGCTGTTCACCACCGGCGCCGGTTCCGTCGACCCCGTGCCGCAGATCGCCAACGTCAACGCCGCCGCCGCGGCGCTGCGCAACTGGGTGATCAACCTGCACAAGGAGCTGGACGGCACCGGTGTCCAGGCCGCGCACGTCGCCATCAACGTGTCGATCGGCATGCCGGCGGTCCCCGGATTCCCGACCGCCCAGCCCGAGGAGATCTCCCCGGTCTACTGGGACCTGCACACCACCAAGCGCGACCAGGCCGAACTCGTCTTCAGTCTCTGA
- a CDS encoding endonuclease/exonuclease/phosphatase family protein, with protein MTLACIVLVGPSAPSGALSAGSLPVEAVRDVVPNRVMTWNLCNPCEMSDVDRAAEIAKFAPQVIGLQEACMGDVERIRIYLESLYGLVYHVEYGTVLRSWGRCGGVPWSPGGFGQAVLSAAPMTGHVNVEYPDGGSEDRGYMAVTTTVGGQRVRVFNTHLAQRRQEAVRADQTDVLAAAVARHDRAIVLGDFNAVPDAPELARMWALAADTDRQCRPSPTSTCKPTTDWQSKFDYVFLRGVVPLDHQVHPTAYSDHHLLSTDVDPT; from the coding sequence ATGACCCTGGCCTGCATTGTGCTCGTCGGCCCCAGTGCACCAAGCGGTGCCCTCTCCGCCGGGTCACTGCCCGTCGAAGCCGTCAGGGACGTCGTACCGAACCGGGTCATGACGTGGAACCTCTGCAATCCCTGCGAGATGAGCGACGTTGACCGGGCAGCGGAGATCGCCAAGTTTGCGCCCCAGGTCATCGGCCTGCAAGAAGCGTGCATGGGTGACGTCGAGAGGATCCGGATCTATCTGGAGAGCCTTTACGGGCTCGTTTACCACGTTGAGTACGGGACGGTTCTGCGGAGTTGGGGCCGCTGCGGAGGAGTGCCGTGGAGTCCGGGAGGGTTCGGCCAGGCGGTCCTCTCGGCGGCACCGATGACAGGCCACGTCAACGTCGAATATCCCGACGGCGGATCCGAAGACCGTGGGTACATGGCGGTCACCACCACCGTGGGCGGCCAGCGCGTCCGGGTCTTCAACACGCATCTCGCCCAGCGACGTCAAGAGGCAGTCCGAGCAGACCAGACCGACGTACTCGCCGCGGCCGTCGCCCGGCACGACCGCGCGATCGTTCTCGGCGACTTCAACGCCGTGCCGGACGCCCCCGAACTCGCCCGGATGTGGGCGCTGGCCGCAGATACAGACCGCCAGTGCCGGCCCTCGCCCACCAGCACCTGCAAGCCGACCACCGACTGGCAGAGCAAGTTCGACTATGTTTTCCTGCGCGGCGTCGTCCCGCTCGATCACCAGGTGCATCCGACCGCGTACTCGGACCACCATCTGCTGAGCACCGACGTGGACCCGACTTAA
- a CDS encoding DUF3291 domain-containing protein, producing MPQLALYTFGVLKSPLADPAPLTREFYDRGEAVYRKISQHPGYLARAEAADGDRGMLFEADWGAWGEFAVPTWYGKGRTVETTALAATLSLWTDLRPAFDAVYTGLHREALNRRYDWFERTEHPNYVIWWVSDGVIPTWQDGVSRLENLHDHGSTPHAFTFHHSFAPEGTPTRIKGIEPKSDQAR from the coding sequence ATGCCCCAACTTGCGCTGTACACATTCGGTGTCCTGAAGTCACCTCTCGCCGATCCCGCACCTCTCACGCGCGAGTTCTACGACAGAGGTGAGGCCGTGTACCGGAAGATCAGTCAGCACCCCGGGTACCTCGCGCGTGCTGAAGCGGCAGACGGTGACCGGGGCATGCTCTTCGAGGCCGACTGGGGTGCATGGGGAGAGTTCGCCGTACCGACTTGGTACGGCAAGGGCCGTACGGTGGAAACCACCGCCCTGGCCGCGACTCTCTCACTCTGGACCGACCTGCGCCCCGCCTTCGACGCCGTCTACACCGGTCTACACCGTGAGGCGCTGAACAGGCGTTACGACTGGTTCGAGAGGACAGAGCACCCAAACTACGTGATCTGGTGGGTCTCCGACGGCGTGATACCCACCTGGCAGGACGGGGTTTCCAGGCTGGAAAACCTCCACGACCACGGCTCCACGCCGCACGCCTTCACGTTCCACCACTCGTTCGCCCCTGAGGGAACTCCGACCAGGATCAAAGGCATTGAGCCGAAGAGCGACCAGGCTCGCTGA
- a CDS encoding helix-turn-helix domain-containing protein: MSELFDAVDALVASRSPLPPPEERKRLRTAHGLTLDEVAAALKVRRATVSGWESSKTKTEPRGPEREAYARLLDKLAELYPAPAGEAAPVQETAGPETFAATPAPATEAQTVPSAPAPVPAPAPVPASAPAPVPASVPASVPASVPASAPAPAPESAGVPEPAALTASENIQSSPAANTAAPQAASRPARTARPSSTSRRPAARKAAPANTPAGADPRFVNGPLAVVDVDDDGQVLAYCVGGLVLDVPAKSLPSLVDWTLKEARLGQPKLSGPGKDADPLIVLTESALERYGLPVALTEEERLAGRIPEGHKVIKQLARADWKLTKRGFGPWARIYRPAQGSERACVQLCIPSWHALDSRHWGEAGQLPAAELAQLLGVFASLVMTPRGSTAVTGLELMTALHPPTHAVRDEATGEFRKSETKTPGSLGEHPVDPAPCEAPDGHPLLKDLPRFHVRGPGEKLFEEAYDWARPLTDDECMRRNLVGIDVNMAFAAGANGLVVGLGEPTHVKAPVFDPKLPGSWLVDLSHVDLSRVKVAKDKWVDLDGSLLPSPFTPKGERPEGPAWYATPTVAYAMELGYDVAPIEAWVRYDNGRYLDAWYNRLRDAYLATMADLGVDADLSPADFLAAMDGWRQRDPQLAIVVDAVKATVKGGLGKLRERPRGEGWKPGEPWRALSRPTWRPDIRAAVISRTRINFHRKIVKHAAFTGQYPVAILSDCVVYAVDGESPLDFLPYRDGKPLPGGFKLGINPGLVKWEGTQSVLWGEEVRERFEAPELNLARYIKTGEVTNVDDGE; this comes from the coding sequence ATGTCCGAGCTGTTCGACGCCGTCGACGCGCTGGTGGCGTCCCGCTCCCCGCTGCCGCCGCCGGAGGAGCGCAAGCGACTGCGCACTGCACACGGCCTGACTCTGGACGAGGTGGCTGCCGCACTGAAGGTGCGGCGGGCAACCGTCAGCGGCTGGGAGTCCAGCAAGACCAAGACGGAGCCGCGGGGGCCGGAGCGCGAGGCGTACGCCCGACTGCTCGACAAGCTCGCGGAGCTGTACCCCGCCCCTGCCGGCGAGGCCGCTCCCGTCCAGGAAACGGCGGGGCCCGAGACGTTCGCCGCAACGCCCGCCCCGGCGACGGAAGCGCAGACTGTGCCCTCGGCCCCAGCCCCGGTCCCGGCCCCGGCCCCGGTCCCGGCCTCGGCCCCGGCCCCGGTCCCGGCCTCGGTCCCGGCCTCGGTCCCGGCCTCGGTCCCGGCCTCGGCCCCGGCCCCGGCCCCAGAGTCTGCGGGGGTGCCAGAGCCTGCGGCCTTGACCGCTTCCGAGAACATCCAGTCCAGCCCCGCCGCCAACACCGCTGCTCCGCAGGCCGCGTCGCGTCCGGCGCGCACCGCCAGGCCGTCGTCGACGTCGCGCCGCCCGGCCGCGCGAAAGGCCGCCCCGGCGAACACCCCGGCCGGCGCTGACCCGCGCTTCGTCAACGGTCCGCTCGCGGTCGTCGACGTCGATGACGACGGCCAGGTGCTGGCGTACTGCGTCGGCGGTCTGGTCCTGGACGTGCCTGCCAAGTCCCTCCCGTCCCTGGTGGACTGGACGCTGAAGGAGGCCAGGCTCGGGCAGCCGAAGCTGTCCGGGCCGGGCAAGGACGCCGACCCGCTGATCGTGCTCACCGAGTCCGCGCTGGAGCGCTACGGCCTGCCGGTCGCCCTCACCGAGGAGGAGCGCCTCGCCGGGCGGATCCCGGAGGGCCACAAGGTCATCAAGCAACTGGCCCGTGCCGACTGGAAGCTCACGAAGCGCGGGTTCGGGCCATGGGCGCGGATCTACCGTCCGGCGCAGGGCTCGGAGCGGGCCTGCGTGCAGCTGTGCATCCCGTCATGGCACGCGCTGGACTCCCGGCACTGGGGCGAGGCCGGGCAGCTCCCGGCGGCGGAACTGGCCCAACTGCTGGGCGTGTTCGCGTCCCTGGTGATGACGCCGCGCGGCTCGACCGCCGTGACCGGGCTGGAGCTGATGACCGCGTTGCACCCGCCGACCCACGCGGTTCGTGACGAGGCCACCGGCGAGTTCCGGAAGTCCGAGACCAAGACGCCGGGCTCGCTGGGTGAGCATCCGGTCGACCCGGCGCCGTGCGAGGCCCCCGACGGGCACCCGCTGCTCAAGGACCTGCCGCGCTTCCACGTCCGCGGCCCCGGCGAGAAGCTGTTCGAGGAGGCGTACGACTGGGCGCGCCCCCTCACCGACGACGAATGCATGCGCCGCAACCTGGTCGGCATCGACGTGAACATGGCCTTCGCCGCCGGAGCCAACGGATTGGTCGTCGGCCTGGGCGAGCCGACCCATGTGAAGGCGCCGGTGTTCGACCCGAAGCTCCCGGGGAGCTGGCTGGTCGACCTGTCCCACGTCGATCTGTCCCGGGTGAAGGTCGCCAAGGACAAGTGGGTGGACCTGGACGGCAGCCTGCTGCCGAGCCCGTTCACGCCGAAGGGTGAGCGCCCCGAGGGCCCGGCCTGGTACGCGACGCCGACGGTGGCGTACGCGATGGAGCTCGGCTACGACGTCGCGCCGATCGAGGCATGGGTGCGCTACGACAACGGCCGCTACCTGGACGCCTGGTACAACCGGCTGCGTGACGCCTACCTGGCCACGATGGCCGACCTCGGCGTCGACGCCGACCTGTCGCCGGCCGACTTCCTCGCGGCGATGGACGGCTGGCGGCAACGCGACCCGCAGCTGGCGATCGTCGTGGACGCGGTCAAGGCGACGGTCAAGGGAGGCCTGGGCAAGCTGCGCGAGCGGCCCCGGGGCGAGGGCTGGAAGCCGGGCGAGCCGTGGCGGGCACTGTCCCGTCCGACGTGGCGGCCGGACATCCGCGCGGCAGTCATCTCCCGCACGCGGATCAACTTCCACCGGAAGATCGTCAAGCACGCGGCGTTCACCGGGCAGTACCCGGTGGCGATCCTGTCCGACTGCGTCGTGTACGCGGTCGACGGCGAGAGCCCGCTGGACTTCCTGCCCTACCGGGACGGCAAGCCCCTGCCCGGCGGCTTCAAGCTCGGCATCAACCCGGGCCTGGTGAAGTGGGAGGGCACCCAGAGCGTGCTGTGGGGCGAAGAGGTCCGCGAACGGTTCGAGGCACCGGAGCTCAACCTCGCCCGGTACATCAAGACCGGCGAGGTCACCAACGTGGACGATGGGGAGTAG
- a CDS encoding XRE family transcriptional regulator, whose product MTLFGDGLEQAVQKAFTRPAPKSAGAQMRYLVKQLKGTRAVAQMLRISQRTVERYVKDQIKKPRPDLGARLEAEVKKRWQPQIRAKARRRAATTGGIVIDTRARIGYTAPIGTTDDGRLRHLTVALPPQYAARLFDAQQQGATDQQLQQIAAEALKDVYFQDSGRRAGSLEEVRFTDIEHIEFDL is encoded by the coding sequence ATGACCCTGTTCGGGGACGGCCTGGAGCAGGCGGTGCAGAAGGCGTTCACCCGCCCGGCGCCCAAGAGCGCGGGCGCGCAGATGCGGTACCTGGTGAAGCAGCTCAAGGGCACCAGGGCCGTCGCTCAGATGCTGCGGATCTCCCAGCGCACGGTCGAACGGTACGTGAAGGACCAGATCAAAAAGCCCCGCCCGGACCTCGGCGCGCGCCTGGAGGCCGAGGTGAAGAAGCGGTGGCAGCCGCAGATCCGCGCGAAGGCCCGCCGGCGGGCGGCGACCACCGGTGGCATCGTCATCGACACCCGCGCCCGGATCGGCTACACCGCCCCCATCGGTACCACCGACGACGGCCGTCTCAGGCATCTCACCGTCGCGCTGCCGCCGCAGTACGCCGCCCGCCTCTTCGACGCCCAGCAGCAGGGCGCCACCGACCAGCAGCTCCAGCAGATCGCCGCCGAAGCACTCAAGGACGTGTACTTCCAGGACAGCGGCCGCCGCGCCGGCAGCCTGGAGGAAGTCCGCTTCACCGACATCGAGCACATCGAGTTCGACCTGTAG